In Spirosoma aureum, a single genomic region encodes these proteins:
- a CDS encoding ArnT family glycosyltransferase — MVNNTVTHHSWLLYLIRWPALTVSLLLIALLSHLGYLPLDTSSDEPRRALVALEMILSGDYITPTLNGELYFNKPPLYNWIIIASYKLFGSYSSFTLRLPMVVALLLFGLTIFGFVRRYMPVRADRSTMIAFVVAMMVLTNGRVLIYDSLWSSIDIPFAWLTYSAMMLVYHFDQRRNYWALFLATYTLTALGFLTKGLPSLVFQGLTLMSWFVYTRQFRRLWHPAHFVGISLFLLITGSYYVAYFSRNQIPLENVASVLFDESTKRTVVTFGVGETLLHLFTFPFEMIYHFVPYLLLICLPFRRGSLAQIKAESFIAFNAIIFLANVLVYWSSPQVYARYLIGLLPLLFTVLAYFYYEKSTPAHSPRKWVEWIWLVLTGIVTIGCWVAVFHPKTRVVDGIIWKTGLVFILLAASAWWLWQDTENRLGRMLLVMVVVRIGINWIALPGRLASRQFYKNESERIARKTIGSPLYGYRETIGSTGATDVNSFHIAALRGEILRKTDRKLANAYYIADSVSLLGERYETIDTMRLFDRHPARLVRFTDR, encoded by the coding sequence GTGGTCAATAATACAGTAACTCATCATTCCTGGCTTCTTTACCTGATTCGCTGGCCTGCACTGACAGTGAGCCTGTTATTGATCGCTTTACTGTCACATCTGGGTTACCTGCCACTCGATACGAGTTCTGACGAGCCGCGCCGGGCATTGGTAGCGCTCGAAATGATACTATCGGGCGATTACATTACCCCAACGCTGAACGGTGAATTGTACTTTAATAAACCACCGCTTTACAACTGGATTATTATCGCTTCTTATAAGCTCTTTGGCAGTTACTCGTCGTTTACGCTGCGGCTGCCGATGGTAGTTGCCTTGTTGCTGTTTGGCCTGACAATATTCGGCTTCGTACGGCGATACATGCCCGTTCGCGCTGATCGCTCAACAATGATCGCTTTCGTTGTGGCGATGATGGTACTGACGAATGGCCGGGTTCTGATTTACGACTCGCTCTGGAGCTCAATTGACATCCCCTTTGCCTGGTTGACCTATTCGGCAATGATGCTGGTTTATCATTTTGATCAACGCCGTAACTATTGGGCCTTGTTTCTGGCCACCTACACGCTGACAGCTCTTGGTTTTCTAACAAAAGGCTTACCATCGCTTGTATTTCAGGGGCTTACGCTGATGAGTTGGTTTGTTTATACCCGCCAGTTCCGACGGTTGTGGCATCCTGCTCATTTTGTAGGTATTAGCTTATTTCTTCTCATTACGGGGAGTTATTACGTTGCTTATTTTAGCCGAAATCAGATTCCGTTGGAAAACGTAGCCAGCGTTCTATTCGACGAAAGCACAAAACGGACAGTGGTTACATTTGGTGTAGGGGAGACGCTGCTCCATCTGTTTACGTTTCCGTTTGAGATGATTTATCATTTCGTGCCCTATCTTTTACTAATCTGTTTACCTTTTCGTCGGGGTAGCCTGGCTCAGATTAAAGCAGAGTCCTTTATTGCGTTTAATGCGATCATATTTCTGGCCAATGTGCTAGTTTACTGGTCATCGCCACAGGTCTATGCACGCTATCTTATTGGTTTGTTACCACTTTTGTTTACGGTGTTAGCCTATTTCTATTACGAAAAAAGTACACCAGCTCATTCGCCACGCAAATGGGTCGAATGGATTTGGCTGGTACTAACTGGTATTGTTACCATAGGCTGCTGGGTAGCCGTTTTTCATCCTAAAACGCGCGTAGTCGATGGTATAATCTGGAAAACGGGCCTAGTTTTTATCCTGCTGGCGGCCAGTGCCTGGTGGTTGTGGCAGGATACCGAAAACCGGCTCGGACGAATGTTACTGGTGATGGTTGTAGTGCGAATCGGAATCAACTGGATAGCCTTGCCAGGTCGGCTGGCGTCCCGACAGTTTTATAAAAATGAATCGGAACGTATTGCCCGAAAAACGATCGGTTCACCCTTGTATGGCTATCGGGAAACGATTGGCAGTACCGGGGCAACGGATGTAAATTCGTTTCACATTGCTGCGCTTAGAGGAGAGATTCTCCGAAAGACGGATCGTAAACTGGCCAATGCGTATTATATCGCCGATTCGGTTAGCTTGCTGGGTGAACGTTATGAGACCATCGATACGATGCGTCTGTTTGACCGCCATCCTGCCCGGTTAGTGCGTTTTACGGACCGCTGA
- a CDS encoding pyridoxal phosphate-dependent decarboxylase family protein — protein MNDSLIAAYSSETFRRQAHALVDLLADHLDTAEKAEQPVLPYAEPDEQLAYWEADFQKPANDDPLPLLADIVQRSIHLHNPRFMGHQVAPPLPLAAMTGMLTGLLNNGMAVYEMGMTANALERIVTQWLARKMNFGDNASGVLTSGGTLANLTALLTARAVTAPTDVWEAGHTTRLAIMVSEEAHYCVDRAARIMGLGSEGIIKIPTNDRFQMRTELLENYLEQAKAAGLTVFAVVGSACSTSTGSYDNLVAIANFCQKHKLWFHVDGAHGGAVVLSNKYRSLVQGIERADSVVIDFHKMMMIPALVTAVLYQRDADSYQTFQQKAQYLWADATAKDWFNSGKRAFECTKLMMSVKIYTVLRTYGEEIFTANVETLYGLAQRFANLVRHRPDFELAVEPESNIVCFRYLGGAHMPAELDALNTRLRDRLLKNGRVYIVQTTLRGRVYLRVSLMNPLTTDVQLEELLEQIHQISVNYLPTL, from the coding sequence ATGAATGATTCATTAATTGCTGCTTACTCTTCCGAGACATTTCGCCGGCAGGCACACGCGCTGGTCGATTTATTGGCAGATCATCTCGATACAGCTGAAAAGGCCGAACAACCCGTTTTGCCCTATGCTGAACCCGATGAACAGTTGGCCTACTGGGAAGCCGATTTTCAGAAGCCAGCCAATGATGATCCGTTGCCTTTACTAGCCGACATCGTGCAGCGATCCATCCATTTACACAATCCTCGATTTATGGGGCATCAGGTTGCCCCTCCACTGCCTCTGGCGGCTATGACCGGCATGTTGACCGGCTTGCTTAATAACGGGATGGCAGTATATGAAATGGGGATGACGGCCAACGCGCTCGAACGCATTGTAACCCAGTGGCTCGCCCGGAAAATGAATTTTGGTGATAATGCCAGTGGTGTGCTAACCTCGGGAGGAACTCTCGCAAACCTGACAGCCCTGCTCACAGCCCGTGCCGTAACGGCCCCTACAGACGTCTGGGAAGCAGGCCATACTACCCGGTTAGCGATTATGGTTTCTGAAGAAGCCCACTATTGTGTAGATCGGGCCGCCCGAATTATGGGGCTCGGTAGCGAAGGCATTATCAAAATTCCGACAAATGATCGTTTTCAGATGCGAACCGAGTTGCTGGAGAACTATCTGGAGCAGGCAAAAGCCGCAGGATTAACGGTTTTTGCCGTTGTGGGTAGTGCCTGTTCAACCTCGACAGGCTCGTACGATAATCTGGTAGCCATCGCCAATTTCTGTCAGAAACACAAGTTGTGGTTCCATGTGGACGGGGCGCATGGTGGGGCTGTCGTACTTTCGAATAAGTACCGGTCCCTGGTTCAGGGTATCGAACGTGCCGATTCGGTAGTGATCGATTTCCACAAAATGATGATGATTCCCGCGCTGGTGACGGCAGTTCTTTACCAGCGTGACGCCGACTCGTACCAGACATTTCAGCAAAAAGCGCAGTACCTCTGGGCCGATGCCACGGCAAAAGATTGGTTCAATTCGGGTAAGCGGGCTTTTGAGTGTACCAAACTGATGATGAGCGTGAAAATATATACTGTTTTACGAACGTATGGTGAAGAAATCTTTACGGCCAACGTCGAAACACTTTACGGGCTGGCACAGCGTTTTGCCAATCTGGTACGACACCGGCCTGACTTCGAACTCGCCGTTGAGCCAGAAAGCAATATCGTATGTTTTCGGTATTTAGGCGGTGCGCATATGCCCGCCGAACTTGATGCACTGAATACGCGACTCCGCGATCGGTTATTGAAAAATGGCCGGGTTTACATCGTACAAACGACATTACGGGGCCGGGTTTACCTGCGAGTATCGCTGATGAACCCACTAACAACAGACGTTCAACTGGAGGAGTTGCTTGAGCAGATCCATCAAATAAGTGTCAATTACCTCCCTACTCTCTAG
- a CDS encoding 2-C-methyl-D-erythritol 4-phosphate cytidylyltransferase, translating to MTNSGTNAPNHHHFAIIVAGGSGSRMKSDVPKQFLLLGGKPILQHTLEQFLAVIPASQIILVLPSRDQMVWDALCDQHNFHPSIQTVTGGATRFQSVRNGLAAIVSDEGLVAVHDGVRPFITPDIISTSFATAAQTGSAVTCVSVKDSVRVVDANGSSKAVDRSLYRLIQTPQTFRLGLFRQAFKAEEQPFFTDCASVMEYSGFPITLIEGSYENIKITTPDDLKGR from the coding sequence ATGACGAATTCAGGCACCAACGCGCCAAACCATCACCATTTTGCGATTATTGTTGCCGGCGGAAGCGGCAGCCGGATGAAATCCGATGTACCCAAGCAGTTTCTATTGCTCGGCGGCAAGCCCATTCTTCAACACACACTCGAACAGTTTCTGGCCGTAATCCCTGCTTCTCAGATCATTCTGGTACTCCCTTCCCGTGATCAAATGGTCTGGGATGCCCTCTGTGATCAACATAATTTTCATCCTTCGATTCAGACCGTTACGGGTGGAGCCACTCGTTTCCAATCCGTTCGTAACGGGCTGGCTGCCATTGTGTCCGATGAAGGATTGGTCGCTGTTCACGACGGTGTTCGGCCGTTTATTACGCCGGATATCATTAGTACCAGCTTCGCGACAGCCGCCCAAACGGGATCAGCCGTGACCTGCGTTTCCGTGAAGGATTCGGTACGAGTTGTCGATGCCAACGGAAGCAGCAAAGCTGTTGACCGAAGTCTGTATCGCCTGATACAAACTCCTCAAACCTTCCGGCTGGGTTTATTCCGGCAAGCGTTTAAGGCCGAGGAACAACCATTTTTTACCGATTGCGCCAGCGTAATGGAGTATTCTGGCTTTCCGATTACGCTCATCGAAGGATCGTACGAGAATATCAAGATTACAACACCCGACGATTTGAAAGGGCGTTAA
- the queA gene encoding tRNA preQ1(34) S-adenosylmethionine ribosyltransferase-isomerase QueA, which translates to MKLSEFKFDLPESLIAKYPVERGESRLMVVDRKTKTIEHKQFSDILSYFGDGDVMVINNTKVFPARLYGNKEKTGAKIEVFLLRELNREMKLWDVLVDPARKIRVGNKLYFGDSDLVAEVIDNTTSRGRTIRFLFDGNHEEFMKAVDELGETPLPREINRDAELSDRDLYQTVFAEHVGAVAAPTAGLHFTRAMMKRMEIKGIHFAPITLHVGLGTFRQVDVEDLTKHKTDSENYRIPEDAAQIVNTALDGGKRVCAVGTTSLKAIESSVSANSRLKPVEGWTDKFIFPPYDFKIANSLLTSLHLPESILIMMTSAFGGHELIKHAYEVAIKEKYRFFSYGDAMLIL; encoded by the coding sequence ATGAAGTTATCCGAGTTTAAATTTGATTTGCCCGAAAGTTTAATTGCCAAATACCCAGTTGAGCGGGGTGAATCACGGTTAATGGTTGTTGACCGTAAAACAAAAACCATTGAGCACAAGCAGTTTTCGGATATACTGAGTTATTTCGGTGACGGCGACGTGATGGTCATCAACAATACAAAAGTATTTCCGGCAAGATTATACGGCAATAAAGAGAAGACTGGTGCTAAAATCGAAGTTTTTTTGCTGCGCGAACTCAACCGTGAGATGAAGCTCTGGGACGTATTAGTCGATCCAGCCCGCAAAATCCGCGTTGGAAATAAACTCTATTTCGGTGATAGTGATCTGGTAGCCGAAGTGATCGACAATACAACATCACGCGGCCGCACGATCCGGTTCCTCTTCGATGGCAATCATGAAGAGTTTATGAAAGCAGTTGATGAACTGGGCGAAACCCCACTTCCCCGCGAGATCAATCGCGATGCTGAGCTTTCTGACCGTGATCTTTACCAAACAGTTTTTGCTGAACACGTTGGTGCAGTAGCTGCCCCGACGGCTGGTTTGCATTTTACGCGAGCCATGATGAAGCGGATGGAAATTAAAGGCATTCATTTTGCCCCCATCACCCTACACGTCGGCCTGGGCACCTTCCGTCAGGTTGACGTTGAAGACCTCACCAAGCACAAAACCGACTCAGAAAACTATCGTATTCCCGAAGATGCGGCTCAAATTGTCAATACAGCCCTCGATGGCGGCAAACGTGTTTGTGCTGTTGGCACCACATCGCTTAAAGCCATTGAATCGTCGGTATCGGCCAACAGCCGCCTGAAGCCCGTTGAAGGCTGGACCGATAAATTTATCTTTCCTCCATACGACTTCAAAATCGCAAACTCACTGCTGACCAGTCTGCACCTGCCAGAGTCGATCCTGATTATGATGACCAGTGCGTTCGGTGGGCATGAACTGATCAAACACGCATACGAAGTAGCAATCAAAGAAAAATATCGCTTTTTCAGCTACGGCGACGCGATGCTAATTCTTTAA
- a CDS encoding SMP-30/gluconolactonase/LRE family protein, translated as MNSFVKRACRLLALVCCLSACNTLDPEFNASVFPGRIQFLANRQYPEGVAYSPALDKFLISSITQGKVGTVDQNGRYIDISPIADDAMLISAIGIKVREGKLYVCNGDLGVSTKSKPETTGKTAGLFVYDLATGQNIKRVDLTQWFPNSAHFANDVAFDPSGNAYVTDSFSPVIYKVPADSTQPSILVNSPLFTGSQGFNLNGIVYHPDKFLIVAKSNEGSLYRVDLNKPTLPQQITGPTLLNADGMVLYNNELYIVNNRNRVSRVRSSDGWNTFTVVETDTSGYDQATTSAEVNGKIFTLNARIGEVNAAVAAKNPNQLQANEYSIQQFKPREGGN; from the coding sequence ATGAATAGTTTCGTCAAAAGAGCCTGCCGACTGCTTGCATTAGTTTGTTGCCTGTCGGCCTGCAATACGTTGGATCCTGAATTTAACGCGTCGGTTTTTCCCGGCCGCATCCAGTTTTTGGCTAATCGACAGTACCCGGAAGGGGTTGCTTATTCGCCCGCGCTCGATAAATTTCTGATCAGTTCAATCACTCAGGGAAAAGTTGGAACGGTCGATCAGAATGGTCGCTACATCGATATAAGCCCAATTGCTGACGATGCGATGCTCATCAGTGCGATTGGTATTAAAGTACGGGAAGGGAAACTCTATGTCTGCAATGGTGATTTGGGCGTATCAACCAAAAGCAAGCCGGAAACGACAGGCAAAACAGCTGGCTTGTTTGTGTATGATCTTGCCACAGGTCAAAATATCAAGCGGGTCGATCTGACCCAGTGGTTCCCGAATTCTGCTCATTTTGCCAATGATGTAGCTTTTGACCCTAGCGGAAACGCGTACGTTACGGACTCGTTTTCCCCGGTGATTTATAAAGTCCCCGCCGATTCAACTCAACCCAGCATACTGGTCAATTCTCCCTTGTTTACTGGAAGCCAGGGCTTTAATCTGAATGGTATTGTCTATCATCCCGACAAATTTCTGATTGTGGCCAAATCCAACGAAGGGAGCTTATACCGGGTTGATCTGAATAAACCGACCCTCCCTCAGCAGATAACCGGTCCAACATTGCTCAATGCCGATGGTATGGTTCTCTATAACAACGAGTTGTATATCGTCAATAATCGTAATCGGGTTTCGCGGGTGCGTAGTTCCGATGGATGGAATACATTCACTGTTGTGGAGACCGACACCAGTGGTTATGATCAGGCAACGACCAGTGCAGAGGTTAATGGTAAGATTTTCACGCTGAATGCCCGCATCGGTGAGGTAAATGCTGCCGTAGCGGCCAAGAATCCCAATCAACTTCAGGCGAATGAGTATAGTATTCAGCAATTCAAACCGAGAGAAGGAGGCAATTAG
- a CDS encoding LysR substrate-binding domain-containing protein, producing the protein MDIYQLRHFLALASTLNYRKTAENVFIAQPALSRQIQQLEREVGALLFKRDKRNVALTPAGIYLQQEAGRLLEQLEQAFRRTAQIHRGEAGEIRIGHASSAMQSILPKLLVSIREKTPDLRAILMETPNRFQMEALLNREIDVGFSPNIIAPPAISSRVVYTENFVVILPENHPVSPESFSNLSVFTHDSFILPPQSEGSGYVESIQAMCQQHGFLPHIAYESAYSGTVLRLVEAGMGISIEPMSALRGQNLRLKTIALINVAQKAEMHMLWLTERTTELQPFFSLVDQIL; encoded by the coding sequence GTGGATATCTACCAGCTCAGGCATTTTCTGGCTTTAGCCAGTACACTAAATTACCGAAAGACTGCCGAAAACGTCTTCATTGCCCAACCTGCCCTGAGTCGGCAGATTCAGCAGCTGGAGCGTGAAGTCGGTGCCTTGCTATTCAAGCGTGATAAACGCAACGTTGCCTTAACGCCGGCGGGTATCTACCTGCAACAGGAAGCAGGTCGTTTGCTTGAACAATTGGAACAGGCTTTTCGACGAACGGCCCAAATTCATCGGGGCGAAGCGGGCGAGATTCGGATTGGCCATGCCAGTTCGGCCATGCAGTCGATTCTGCCAAAGTTGCTGGTCAGTATTCGTGAGAAAACGCCTGATCTGCGGGCAATCCTGATGGAGACGCCCAATCGCTTTCAGATGGAAGCACTCCTGAACCGGGAAATAGATGTAGGATTTTCGCCTAACATCATCGCCCCACCAGCTATCAGTAGCCGGGTTGTTTACACCGAGAACTTCGTAGTGATCCTGCCCGAAAATCATCCTGTAAGTCCGGAATCCTTTTCGAATCTCTCTGTTTTTACCCACGACTCATTTATCTTGCCACCCCAGTCTGAAGGAAGTGGCTATGTCGAAAGCATTCAGGCGATGTGCCAACAGCATGGTTTTCTGCCGCATATTGCCTACGAATCGGCTTATTCGGGTACGGTTTTGCGGTTGGTAGAAGCAGGTATGGGTATATCTATTGAGCCGATGTCAGCCTTGCGTGGTCAAAATCTTCGACTCAAAACCATTGCCTTGATCAACGTAGCCCAGAAAGCAGAGATGCATATGCTATGGCTAACTGAACGGACCACTGAGCTCCAACCATTTTTTTCGTTAGTCGACCAGATTTTATAA
- the meaB gene encoding methylmalonyl Co-A mutase-associated GTPase MeaB: MRNRLSSNQYANGILAGDRLLLSRAITLIESRRSDDQALAQEVLANVVAQTASSRSESSIRVGITGVPGVGKSTFIEALGKHLTELGHRLAVLAVDPTSQRSGGSLLGDKTRMETLSMNPDAYIRPSPAGDALGGVAQRTRETILLCEAAGFDIILVETVGVGQSETVVHGMVDFFLLLMLAGAGDELQGMKRGIMELADALTITKADDDNIAHARRAQVDYQNALHLFPPTGTGWFPPVLTCSALTGDGIAAIWQTILEYQQLTTANGYRKQRRQEQQLTWFRSLIQHELNARFYAQAGMRERLETIETKVKAGTLLPVPAVQALLDSSL, from the coding sequence ATGCGTAATCGACTATCTTCCAATCAATACGCCAATGGTATCCTGGCCGGAGATCGGCTCCTGTTGAGCCGGGCCATTACGCTCATCGAAAGCCGACGCTCCGACGATCAGGCGCTGGCACAGGAGGTGCTGGCAAACGTAGTCGCTCAAACGGCCAGTTCACGTTCAGAATCATCCATTCGGGTCGGCATTACGGGTGTACCGGGCGTTGGTAAAAGCACATTCATCGAAGCGTTGGGTAAACACCTGACCGAACTTGGCCATCGACTGGCGGTGCTGGCCGTTGACCCCACCAGTCAACGCTCGGGCGGAAGCTTACTTGGCGACAAAACCCGCATGGAAACGTTGTCCATGAATCCAGACGCTTACATTCGTCCTTCGCCAGCAGGCGACGCACTGGGGGGTGTGGCGCAACGCACGCGCGAAACCATTCTTTTGTGCGAAGCCGCCGGATTTGATATCATTTTGGTTGAAACGGTTGGCGTAGGGCAATCAGAAACGGTTGTTCATGGTATGGTTGATTTCTTTCTGCTGTTGATGCTGGCAGGAGCAGGCGACGAACTCCAGGGCATGAAACGTGGCATCATGGAGCTAGCCGATGCACTGACCATTACCAAAGCCGACGACGATAATATAGCGCACGCCCGGCGTGCCCAGGTCGATTACCAGAATGCCTTACATCTCTTCCCGCCTACCGGCACAGGCTGGTTTCCGCCCGTACTGACCTGCTCGGCCCTGACTGGCGATGGCATAGCGGCCATCTGGCAAACGATTCTGGAATACCAGCAGCTAACCACAGCGAATGGCTATCGTAAACAACGGAGACAGGAGCAGCAATTAACCTGGTTTCGCTCGTTGATACAGCACGAACTGAATGCCCGGTTTTACGCCCAGGCAGGTATGCGCGAGCGGCTGGAAACCATCGAAACTAAGGTAAAAGCAGGTACCTTACTGCCCGTTCCGGCCGTACAGGCTTTGCTGGATTCCAGCCTTTAG
- a CDS encoding plastocyanin/azurin family copper-binding protein, producing MHRFLFLVSFLLSTMAASAQRDTLITITSSGGLQFDQKRLIVKPNTRLRLIFQNKDDMAHNLVVTRPNSRLRVVEFALALGAKGPAQHHVPVMDDVLAHTTSIEPGNSDSLTVTLAEGAYPFVCTYPGHGSIMYGVIYATNQPKLLPAPETDRNLPNPERTAEAAHHHAAASGHPYSLQLPAVYRTFMPDCGPAAIAVGLPGPEGGQSYVFDAGQCRLRYAWSGGFVDNTEQWDGKGQRFTKLVGDIYFRDTGGFPWKIGTTKQEVPQFKGYRLINQYPEFRYIVNGVEIRELIKPMASGRGLVRIFTLSPSKQPVTFVTTSQPGIHFKPSVGRVQNGAIQLPNGTRQFSLTVSTL from the coding sequence ATGCACAGATTTCTATTCCTTGTTAGCTTTCTGCTGTCTACAATGGCAGCTTCTGCTCAACGAGATACATTGATCACGATCACCTCATCGGGCGGCCTACAGTTTGACCAGAAACGGCTTATCGTTAAACCGAATACACGCCTTCGGCTCATTTTTCAGAACAAAGACGACATGGCCCATAATCTCGTTGTAACGCGGCCAAACTCACGTCTGCGGGTGGTTGAGTTTGCCCTTGCTCTGGGCGCTAAAGGTCCGGCTCAGCATCATGTGCCGGTCATGGATGATGTACTGGCGCATACAACGAGCATTGAGCCGGGCAACTCCGACTCGCTCACCGTCACACTGGCCGAAGGGGCTTATCCGTTTGTGTGTACCTACCCCGGACATGGTTCGATCATGTATGGCGTCATTTACGCTACAAATCAACCGAAACTTCTCCCCGCTCCCGAAACGGATCGGAACCTTCCGAACCCCGAGCGGACAGCCGAAGCAGCCCACCATCACGCGGCAGCGTCCGGCCATCCTTATTCTCTACAATTACCCGCTGTGTACCGAACATTCATGCCCGATTGCGGCCCTGCAGCTATTGCGGTAGGTTTGCCCGGTCCCGAAGGTGGTCAGTCATATGTGTTCGATGCTGGGCAGTGCCGGTTGCGTTATGCCTGGTCGGGTGGCTTTGTGGATAATACGGAGCAGTGGGATGGCAAGGGGCAACGATTTACGAAACTGGTTGGCGACATCTATTTTCGGGATACGGGCGGCTTTCCCTGGAAAATCGGTACAACAAAGCAGGAAGTACCCCAATTTAAAGGCTATCGATTGATCAACCAATATCCTGAGTTCCGGTATATCGTCAACGGTGTCGAAATTCGGGAATTGATCAAACCAATGGCGAGCGGGCGGGGGCTTGTCCGAATCTTTACGCTTAGTCCATCAAAACAGCCCGTCACTTTTGTCACAACGTCCCAGCCCGGCATCCATTTCAAACCCTCGGTCGGTCGAGTGCAGAACGGAGCGATTCAGCTACCCAACGGAACGCGTCAGTTCTCTCTAACCGTGTCAACGCTCTAA
- a CDS encoding PQQ-dependent sugar dehydrogenase: MLATLLLSALLVTSAPADTITDYYEVETIPTPPGLVAETGGLSFLPDGRLAACFHRGEVMLYNPKTKVWKLFAEGLHDPLGVVAVSNNQLLVIQRPELTRITDTNGDGLADQYETVTDQFGMSGNYHEFAFGPVRDTKGNLYISLNTASNGAGIRDEVRGQYDALGRQGRMYACVPYRGWVMQITPDGKVKPYASGFRSPNGLGFDAQGRLYVTDNQGDWLGTSKLFHVEEGKFYGHPASLVWRPGFPDIDPLTLSVKTLDSMRTVESISFPHEVMAHSPTQLVTDNTGGKFGPFAGHLFVGEMDFSRLIRILPDEVDGQIQGACIPFYDKAGGKIPLRIGNNRLAFAPDGSLWLGQTDHGWLGDRGIQRIRYKGAAAGVPLDILGMKLTTTGFDLTFTQPLDEATARDLANYRFKSYYYEYHRAYGSPQMDVHTVAVAAVKLSADRKTVSLMINELKASRIYELNLGSLLASNGQKKLANHLVCYTLNRLVKDDTSAVRKTH; encoded by the coding sequence ATGCTTGCTACCCTTCTTCTCTCGGCCTTGCTTGTAACTTCGGCACCGGCTGATACCATAACTGATTATTACGAAGTCGAAACCATTCCTACGCCACCGGGTCTGGTGGCTGAAACAGGTGGTCTGTCTTTTTTACCCGATGGACGACTGGCGGCTTGTTTCCATCGGGGCGAGGTAATGCTTTACAACCCAAAAACAAAGGTCTGGAAGCTCTTCGCCGAAGGTTTGCACGACCCTCTGGGCGTTGTTGCCGTTAGTAATAATCAGTTATTAGTTATTCAACGACCTGAACTGACACGCATCACCGACACAAACGGCGATGGTCTGGCCGACCAATATGAAACCGTAACGGATCAGTTCGGCATGTCGGGTAATTATCATGAGTTTGCGTTTGGGCCTGTGCGCGATACGAAAGGAAACTTATACATCAGCCTGAATACAGCGTCGAATGGAGCTGGTATCCGCGACGAAGTGCGTGGGCAGTATGACGCGCTTGGGCGACAGGGACGCATGTATGCCTGCGTACCTTATCGGGGCTGGGTTATGCAGATTACGCCCGATGGCAAGGTAAAGCCCTATGCCAGTGGTTTCCGGTCGCCCAATGGCCTTGGATTCGACGCACAGGGGCGGCTATACGTTACCGATAATCAGGGCGACTGGCTCGGAACCAGCAAGTTATTTCACGTGGAAGAAGGTAAATTCTATGGCCATCCGGCCAGTCTGGTCTGGCGACCGGGGTTCCCCGACATTGACCCACTGACGTTGTCCGTAAAAACCCTGGATAGCATGCGTACGGTTGAATCAATTTCTTTTCCGCATGAGGTCATGGCTCACTCGCCAACGCAACTGGTTACGGATAATACAGGCGGTAAATTTGGCCCATTTGCCGGACACCTCTTTGTGGGTGAAATGGATTTTTCGCGCCTTATCCGCATACTGCCCGACGAAGTAGACGGGCAAATACAAGGGGCCTGCATTCCATTCTACGACAAGGCTGGGGGAAAAATTCCACTCCGGATTGGTAATAACCGACTGGCTTTCGCCCCCGACGGCAGTTTGTGGCTTGGTCAGACCGATCACGGCTGGCTTGGCGATCGGGGCATACAGCGAATCCGGTATAAAGGTGCAGCTGCCGGCGTTCCACTAGACATTCTTGGCATGAAGTTAACGACCACCGGTTTCGACCTGACGTTTACGCAACCGCTTGATGAAGCCACAGCCCGTGATCTGGCCAATTATCGATTCAAGAGTTATTATTACGAGTACCATCGAGCCTATGGTTCACCACAGATGGATGTTCATACGGTAGCCGTTGCAGCTGTTAAATTATCCGCTGACCGTAAAACAGTCTCTTTAATGATCAATGAGTTGAAGGCCAGCCGTATTTATGAACTGAATTTAGGCAGTTTGCTGGCCAGTAACGGGCAGAAAAAACTAGCGAATCACCTAGTTTGCTATACACTAAACCGACTTGTTAAAGACGACACATCAGCGGTCCGTAAAACGCACTAA